The following are encoded together in the Hydractinia symbiolongicarpus strain clone_291-10 chromosome 14, HSymV2.1, whole genome shotgun sequence genome:
- the LOC130625688 gene encoding translocon-associated protein subunit delta-like: protein MLLVIFVLGLSSALVSSKVCSNPSVSTSTHTSRNVALSTETAYVADITVTCENSMGLNLYAEIEAGVLVPVAYATDTSNYQISWTKDHKKATTGTVVVNIFNEDGYTAYRKVQRNNEDVSKIKPYFTIEIHHPGVAREGLFVQTEFIAVVCALLVWWSANSMRNQIME, encoded by the exons GTAAAGTATGCAGCAATCCGTCAGTGTCTACATCAACACATACATCTAGAAATGTTGCTTTATCTACTGAGACTGCTTATGTTGCTGATATCACTGTCACCTGTGAAAATTCTATGGGATTAAACTTGTATGCTGAGATTGAGGCTGGTGTTTTAGTTCCAGTTGCATATGCTACAGATACCAGCAACTACCAA ATTAGTTGGACCAAGGATCATAAAAAAGCCACCACCGGTACTGTCGTTGTCAATATCTTTAATGAAGATGGTTATACAGCTTACAGAAAg GTGCAGCGCAACAACGAAGATGTTTCTAAAATCAAACCATATTTTACAATTGAAATCCATCATCCC ggGGTCGCTCGTGAAGGATTATTCGTTCAAACGGAATTTATTGCTGTCGTATGTGCTTTGTTGGTCTGGTGGTCAGCAAATTCGATGAGGAATCAAATTATGGAATAA